A single Blattabacterium sp. (Mastotermes darwiniensis) str. MADAR DNA region contains:
- a CDS encoding nucleoside deaminase gives MSDLYFMEIALEEALIAFHENEVPIGAAITYKNIVIARAHNLTETLGNITAHAEMLVINYASNFLGEKYIRECTLYVTIEPCIMCAGALFWSQIGRVVCGARNSKRGFLYTGIKLHPRTKFLSGVMKNQCRTILQKFFFFKRK, from the coding sequence ATGAGTGACCTTTATTTTATGGAAATAGCTCTCGAAGAGGCTTTGATTGCTTTTCATGAAAATGAAGTTCCTATAGGAGCTGCAATAACATATAAAAATATAGTCATAGCTAGAGCTCATAATTTAACCGAAACTTTAGGTAATATAACCGCACATGCGGAAATGTTGGTAATAAACTACGCTTCTAATTTTTTAGGAGAAAAATATATACGAGAATGCACTTTATATGTGACTATTGAACCATGCATTATGTGTGCGGGAGCTTTATTCTGGTCTCAAATTGGAAGAGTAGTATGTGGAGCGAGAAATTCTAAAAGAGGATTTTTATATACAGGAATTAAGTTGCATCCTAGAACAAAATTTTTATCTGGAGTAATGAAAAATCAATGTA
- a CDS encoding 50S ribosomal protein L25, translating to MKYINIYGKKRNIGKKAVRSIRFSGEVPCVLYGKNINIPFSTALESFKNLIHTTLNWVNIQIEGERTNINAIQKEIQLDPISERILHADFCKIEDNKPITLEIPVKTFGMPIGVSRGGEYYSPIRKLKVKALPSYFPEYIKLDISRLNIGEKITVKDISKKEYTILHPINTLIARVKHSRTTTTTTNSSKSSQDEKKD from the coding sequence ATGAAATATATAAATATATATGGAAAAAAAAGAAACATAGGAAAAAAAGCTGTTAGATCCATTCGATTTTCAGGAGAGGTTCCTTGTGTTTTATATGGAAAGAATATTAATATTCCATTTTCTACTGCATTGGAAAGTTTCAAAAACTTAATACATACAACATTAAATTGGGTAAATATACAAATAGAAGGAGAAAGAACGAACATAAATGCAATTCAAAAAGAAATACAATTAGATCCTATTAGTGAAAGAATATTGCATGCTGATTTTTGCAAGATTGAGGATAACAAACCTATAACATTAGAAATTCCTGTAAAAACTTTTGGAATGCCTATTGGGGTTTCTAGGGGAGGAGAATATTATTCTCCGATTAGAAAATTAAAAGTAAAAGCTCTTCCATCTTATTTTCCAGAATATATAAAACTGGATATTAGTCGTTTAAATATAGGAGAAAAAATAACAGTAAAAGATATATCTAAAAAAGAATATACCATTTTACATCCTATCAATACTCTTATAGCAAGAGTGAAACATTCTCGTACAACTACAACAACAACTAATAGTAGTAAGAGTTCTCAAGATGAAAAAAAAGACTAA
- a CDS encoding ribose-phosphate pyrophosphokinase: protein MNQKVLFFSTRSGLKLSEKIAYYYGNVLGKICFLKFKDGEYTPCFEQSVRGSRVFLIGSTFPPVDNLMELLLMCDAARRASAHDITLVIPYFGWARQDHKDIPRTPIAAKLVANLIVASGATRVMTMDLHADQIQGFFDIPVDHLYASRIFIDYIKKLNIDKLTMASPDMGGAKRARSYAGYLGTDVVICYKERKKANEIDFMNLIGNVKEKNIILIDDMVDTAGTLTEAANLIKEKGAKSVRAIATHPILSEKSYEKIRKSALEELVVTDTIPIIIKNSEKIRVLSCAPLFAEVMQSVHNDESISHKFII, encoded by the coding sequence ATGAATCAAAAGGTACTATTCTTTTCGACAAGAAGTGGGTTAAAACTATCAGAAAAGATTGCCTATTATTATGGGAATGTTTTAGGAAAGATTTGTTTTTTGAAATTTAAAGATGGAGAATATACACCTTGTTTTGAACAATCGGTTCGTGGATCACGAGTATTCTTGATTGGATCTACTTTTCCTCCAGTGGATAATTTAATGGAATTACTCCTAATGTGTGATGCAGCTCGTAGGGCTTCTGCTCATGATATAACACTTGTCATCCCCTATTTTGGATGGGCAAGACAAGATCATAAGGATATACCTAGAACTCCTATTGCAGCAAAACTTGTAGCTAATCTAATAGTGGCCTCAGGAGCTACAAGAGTCATGACCATGGATTTACATGCAGATCAAATTCAGGGTTTTTTTGATATTCCTGTAGATCATTTATATGCATCTAGAATATTTATTGATTATATTAAAAAATTAAATATAGATAAACTAACCATGGCTTCTCCAGATATGGGAGGAGCAAAAAGGGCTAGAAGTTATGCTGGTTATTTAGGAACAGATGTAGTAATCTGTTATAAGGAAAGAAAGAAAGCAAATGAAATAGATTTTATGAATCTTATTGGAAATGTAAAAGAAAAAAATATCATACTCATAGACGATATGGTAGATACAGCTGGAACTTTAACAGAAGCAGCTAATCTCATCAAAGAGAAAGGGGCTAAAAGTGTACGTGCCATAGCTACTCATCCAATTTTATCAGAAAAGTCTTATGAAAAAATAAGAAAATCAGCTCTAGAAGAATTAGTAGTTACGGATACCATTCCAATAATAATAAAAAATAGTGAAAAAATAAGAGTATTGTCCTGCGCTCCTCTTTTTGCAGAAGTAATGCAATCAGTACACAATGACGAATCCATCAGTCATAAATTTATAATTTAA
- a CDS encoding thymidylate synthase — MKQYLNLLRKVLKNGMKKMDRTGIGTRSLFGYQMKFDLEKGFPLLTTKKLSIRSIIYELLWFLKGDTNIQYLKKNKVSIWNEWANENGDLGPIYGLQWRKWPTYDGHSIDQIVNLIEEMKLNPNSRRLIVSSWNVGMIQNMALPPCHLLFQFYVSDKKKLSLQLYQRSADIFLGLPFNIASYALLLTMIAKTLNFREKELIHTIGDAHIYHNHIEQVQLQIQRKPKPLPKIILNPSIKNIFEFRFEDFELINYKPHPHIKGDVAI, encoded by the coding sequence ATGAAACAATATTTAAATTTATTAAGAAAAGTATTAAAAAATGGAATGAAAAAAATGGATCGTACTGGAATAGGAACGAGAAGTTTATTTGGATATCAAATGAAATTTGATTTAGAGAAAGGTTTTCCTCTTTTAACCACAAAAAAATTAAGTATACGATCCATTATTTATGAATTATTATGGTTTTTAAAAGGAGATACGAATATACAATATTTAAAAAAAAATAAAGTATCCATTTGGAATGAATGGGCCAACGAAAATGGAGACCTTGGTCCAATATATGGATTACAATGGCGAAAATGGCCTACTTACGATGGTCATTCTATTGATCAAATAGTTAACCTTATAGAAGAAATGAAATTAAATCCTAATTCACGACGTTTAATAGTTTCTTCTTGGAATGTAGGTATGATTCAGAATATGGCTTTACCTCCCTGTCATTTACTTTTTCAATTTTATGTTTCGGACAAAAAAAAATTATCATTACAATTATATCAAAGAAGTGCAGATATTTTTCTTGGATTACCTTTTAATATAGCTTCTTATGCTTTATTACTTACTATGATAGCAAAAACTCTAAATTTTAGAGAAAAGGAATTAATCCATACTATAGGGGATGCCCATATTTATCATAACCATATAGAACAAGTTCAACTACAAATACAACGTAAACCGAAACCATTGCCAAAAATTATTCTAAATCCTTCCATCAAGAATATTTTTGAATTTCGTTTCGAAGATTTTGAATTAATAAATTATAAACCTCATCCTCATATCAAAGGGGACGTAGCCATTTAG
- the thrA gene encoding bifunctional aspartate kinase/homoserine dehydrogenase I — MQVLKFGGSSVANSDSIKRICYLLKKKPKGRYAIVVSALENITDQLIQCGKLAYERKNTYKNTLEKIKIRHLNIIRDLFPLSYQSDMIGYIKKNIKYLENLCHGIFQVKELSKRSLDKIMSFGELTSSFIITEKLKQYGLNAVCKDSRELIVTDSQFGCAKVDFRTSNHHIIQFFREKTSEYIVFPGFIGSTSEHETTTLGRGGSDYTAAILASAISANLLEIWTDVSGMMTANPKFVDQAFPIKKISYEEAMELSNFGAKVIYPPTIHPAMRKKIPIQIKNTFSPTDPGTLIHIEKKKTNISQQEPVTGISGIQNLAFITLEGNKGIGVISGYSKRLFEALSREKINIIFITQSSSEYSITTGIHEMDIIKAQSIIDSEFSLEIHQGIMDPLKIEKNLCIISIVGDNMKNLHGTSGKMFSSLGKNGINVIAIAQESTEKNISAVIRKNDFKKALNTLHETFFEKYPKQINLFICGVGKVGSKLIEQIDQQKNYLLEKLKLKVRIIGLANSQKMYFDGKGINLCKWRLILNENGIRMNVYSFMEEICKFNLRNSLFVDNTASEEMAMTYEKFFQNGIGVITCNKIACSSDYNHYKRLKTLSKHFRSPFLFETNVGSSIPVISTINDLINGGDKIKKIEAVLSGSLNFIFNHFIGEKSFLEVVKEAQYKGYTKPDPRIDLSGLDVMRKILILARECGSPLELSDIGHKSFLPKSCSNAISIENFYQELHRYRDYFSVIRKESERKKKRLRFIARYENGRASIGLESVKPTHPFYQLEGKDNMVVYNTSRYDEHPLIIKGSGDGADVIASGVLSDIIKATK, encoded by the coding sequence ATGCAAGTTTTAAAATTTGGGGGAAGTTCCGTAGCTAATTCCGATTCCATAAAACGTATTTGTTATTTATTGAAAAAAAAACCAAAAGGAAGATATGCTATTGTGGTATCCGCATTAGAAAATATTACCGATCAATTGATACAATGTGGAAAATTAGCTTATGAAAGAAAAAATACTTATAAAAATACTTTAGAAAAAATAAAGATTCGTCATCTAAACATCATCAGAGATTTATTTCCTCTATCTTATCAAAGTGATATGATTGGTTATATCAAAAAAAATATAAAATATCTAGAAAATTTATGTCACGGAATTTTTCAAGTTAAAGAGCTTTCAAAACGTTCTTTAGATAAAATCATGAGTTTTGGAGAACTTACTTCCTCCTTTATTATTACGGAAAAACTAAAACAATATGGTTTAAACGCTGTTTGTAAAGATAGTAGAGAATTAATTGTAACAGATTCCCAATTTGGATGTGCAAAAGTTGACTTTAGGACAAGTAATCATCATATAATTCAATTCTTTCGTGAAAAAACATCAGAATATATTGTTTTTCCAGGTTTTATAGGTTCTACTTCCGAACACGAGACAACTACTCTTGGAAGAGGGGGTTCTGATTACACTGCCGCTATTTTAGCTTCTGCTATATCTGCAAATTTACTTGAAATATGGACGGATGTTAGTGGAATGATGACGGCCAACCCAAAATTTGTTGATCAAGCTTTTCCTATCAAGAAAATTTCTTATGAAGAGGCAATGGAATTATCTAATTTTGGAGCTAAAGTTATTTATCCTCCAACAATACACCCTGCTATGAGAAAAAAGATTCCTATACAAATTAAAAATACTTTTTCTCCTACAGATCCAGGAACTTTAATCCATATTGAAAAAAAAAAGACGAATATCAGTCAGCAAGAGCCAGTTACTGGAATTTCTGGAATTCAGAATTTAGCTTTTATTACTCTTGAAGGAAATAAGGGAATAGGAGTAATTTCAGGTTATTCCAAACGTTTATTTGAAGCTTTATCACGTGAAAAAATAAATATTATTTTTATAACACAAAGCTCTTCAGAATATTCCATAACTACAGGAATACATGAAATGGATATAATCAAAGCCCAATCTATAATAGATAGTGAATTCTCCCTGGAAATACATCAAGGAATAATGGATCCATTAAAAATAGAAAAAAACCTTTGTATCATTTCTATAGTAGGAGACAATATGAAAAATCTTCATGGGACCAGTGGAAAAATGTTTTCTTCTTTAGGAAAAAATGGGATCAATGTTATAGCAATAGCGCAAGAATCTACGGAAAAAAACATATCAGCTGTTATTCGTAAAAATGATTTTAAAAAAGCCTTAAATACTTTGCATGAAACATTTTTTGAAAAATATCCAAAACAAATTAATCTTTTCATTTGCGGAGTTGGAAAAGTAGGAAGTAAATTGATTGAACAAATTGATCAACAGAAAAATTACTTACTGGAAAAATTAAAACTTAAAGTTAGAATAATTGGATTAGCCAATAGTCAAAAAATGTATTTTGACGGTAAAGGAATAAATTTATGTAAATGGAGGTTAATTTTGAATGAAAATGGGATTAGAATGAATGTCTATTCGTTTATGGAAGAAATATGTAAGTTTAATTTAAGGAATAGTTTATTTGTCGATAATACAGCTAGTGAAGAAATGGCTATGACTTACGAAAAATTTTTTCAAAATGGAATTGGAGTCATTACTTGCAATAAAATAGCTTGTTCTTCTGATTACAATCATTATAAAAGATTAAAAACACTTTCCAAACATTTTAGATCTCCATTTTTATTCGAAACCAATGTAGGATCTAGTATTCCCGTAATTAGTACTATTAACGATCTTATAAATGGTGGAGATAAAATAAAGAAGATAGAAGCTGTATTATCTGGAAGTTTAAATTTTATTTTCAATCATTTTATAGGAGAAAAATCTTTTTTAGAAGTTGTAAAAGAAGCCCAATACAAAGGGTATACAAAACCAGATCCTCGTATAGATCTTAGCGGGTTAGATGTAATGCGAAAAATACTTATTTTAGCAAGAGAATGTGGATCTCCATTAGAACTAAGCGATATTGGTCATAAATCTTTTCTTCCTAAAAGTTGTTCGAATGCAATTTCCATAGAAAATTTTTATCAAGAATTACATAGATACAGAGATTATTTTTCTGTAATTAGAAAGGAATCAGAAAGGAAAAAAAAACGATTACGTTTTATTGCTCGTTACGAAAATGGAAGGGCTTCTATAGGTTTAGAATCGGTTAAACCAACCCATCCTTTTTATCAACTAGAAGGGAAAGATAATATGGTTGTATACAACACCTCTCGTTATGACGAACACCCTCTGATTATAAAAGGAAGTGGAGATGGAGCAGATGTTATTGCTTCTGGAGTATTGTCGGATATTATTAAAGCTACTAAATAA
- a CDS encoding urease subunit gamma — translation MHLNSYEREKIILYMAGELAKKRLERGLKLNYPESVALITHYVMEGARDGKSVKELMDEAGNILHDDQVMDGVDELLKYVQIEATFPDGTKLVTIHHPIKKNIQKKSNLIPGEYDLLKEKVVLLTGRSRIKRIVYNTGNRPIQVGSHFHFYETNLALHFDRNGTQGYRLDIPSGRSVRFEPLETKEVLLVKIGGSKKVYGFSGKENIKI, via the coding sequence ATGCACTTAAATTCTTATGAAAGGGAAAAAATTATTCTTTACATGGCTGGAGAATTAGCGAAAAAACGTTTAGAAAGAGGATTGAAATTGAATTATCCTGAATCTGTAGCTTTAATTACTCATTATGTTATGGAAGGAGCACGTGATGGAAAATCAGTGAAAGAACTTATGGATGAAGCAGGAAATATTCTTCATGATGATCAAGTTATGGATGGAGTAGATGAATTACTCAAATATGTTCAAATAGAAGCCACTTTTCCTGATGGAACAAAACTAGTAACCATTCACCATCCTATTAAAAAAAACATTCAAAAAAAATCCAATTTAATTCCAGGAGAATATGATCTTCTTAAAGAAAAAGTAGTTTTACTAACTGGAAGATCTCGTATAAAAAGAATAGTGTATAATACTGGGAATCGTCCTATACAAGTCGGATCTCATTTTCATTTTTATGAAACCAATCTTGCTCTTCATTTTGACAGAAATGGAACTCAAGGATATAGACTAGATATCCCTTCTGGGAGATCGGTACGTTTTGAACCATTGGAAACAAAAGAAGTTCTATTGGTAAAAATAGGAGGAAGTAAAAAAGTTTATGGATTTTCCGGTAAAGAAAATATAAAAATATGA
- the ureC gene encoding urease subunit alpha produces MKKIDRESYARMYGPTKGDKIRLGDTSLWIEIEKDYTIYGDECVFGGGKVIRDGMGQHPFATRDEGILDLVLTNAIIIDHWGIVKADIGIKNGVIVGIGKSGNPYFMDGVTKNMYIGAGTEVISSENMIVTAGSVDSHVHFICPQLLEVALENGTTTIVGGGSGPTTGTIATNCTSGVWNIQRMLKSTDHIPINFLFLASGNSSHPQALIEQIKAGAGGLKIHEDWGSTPYVIDQCLEVSENLDVQVNIHTDSLNESGYVEDTLKIFKDRTIHTYHTEGAGGGHSPDLLKVISYSNVLPSSTSPTMPYTCNTIDEHLDMLMICHHLDSNIPEDIAFAKSRIRSETISAEGVLHDIGAISMMSSDSQAMGRIGEIIKRTWQTADKMKKQRGSLNNDSYRNDNFRVKRYISKYTINPSITHGISEYVGSIHIGKMADLVLWKPSFFGVKPELVIKSGMIVYASIGDPNATIPTPQPFMYRKMFGYFEQKLSSIFISIHAINDGFIEKNEIEKEIKIVKGCRSLSKGDMILNEETPNINIDPKTYGVYINGERIQSKPSDILPLSQRYFLF; encoded by the coding sequence ATGAAAAAAATAGATAGAGAATCTTATGCAAGGATGTATGGTCCAACAAAAGGAGATAAAATTCGTTTGGGAGATACTTCTTTATGGATTGAAATAGAAAAAGATTATACAATTTATGGAGATGAATGTGTTTTCGGAGGTGGAAAAGTAATTCGAGACGGAATGGGACAACATCCATTTGCAACAAGAGACGAAGGAATCCTGGACTTAGTCCTAACTAATGCTATTATTATTGATCATTGGGGAATCGTGAAAGCAGATATTGGAATAAAAAATGGAGTCATTGTTGGAATTGGGAAATCCGGAAATCCATATTTTATGGATGGAGTAACGAAGAATATGTATATTGGAGCGGGAACCGAAGTTATTTCTTCTGAAAATATGATTGTTACAGCTGGGAGTGTGGACAGTCATGTTCATTTTATATGTCCTCAATTATTGGAAGTAGCTTTAGAAAACGGAACTACCACTATTGTAGGTGGAGGATCAGGTCCTACTACTGGTACCATAGCTACTAATTGTACTTCAGGAGTATGGAATATTCAACGAATGTTAAAAAGTACAGATCACATTCCTATAAATTTTCTTTTTCTTGCCAGTGGCAATAGTTCTCATCCTCAGGCCTTAATCGAACAAATAAAGGCTGGTGCTGGTGGTTTAAAAATTCATGAGGATTGGGGAAGTACTCCATATGTTATAGATCAATGTTTAGAAGTATCGGAAAATCTAGATGTACAAGTGAATATTCATACAGACTCCTTGAACGAATCAGGTTATGTGGAGGACACCTTAAAAATATTTAAGGATAGGACTATTCATACTTATCATACGGAAGGAGCAGGAGGTGGACATTCTCCTGATTTACTGAAAGTAATATCTTATTCCAATGTGCTTCCATCATCTACAAGTCCCACTATGCCTTATACTTGTAACACTATTGATGAACATTTAGATATGTTAATGATATGTCATCATTTGGATTCAAATATTCCAGAAGACATCGCATTTGCTAAATCACGAATACGATCTGAAACTATTAGTGCTGAAGGAGTATTACACGATATAGGAGCTATTAGTATGATGAGTTCTGATTCTCAAGCTATGGGAAGAATTGGGGAGATCATAAAACGAACTTGGCAGACAGCCGATAAAATGAAAAAACAACGAGGCTCTCTAAACAATGATTCCTATAGAAATGATAATTTTAGAGTAAAAAGATATATATCTAAATATACTATAAATCCTTCTATCACTCATGGGATTTCAGAATATGTAGGATCCATTCATATTGGAAAAATGGCCGATTTGGTGTTATGGAAACCCTCTTTTTTTGGAGTAAAACCAGAATTAGTTATAAAAAGTGGAATGATTGTATACGCTAGTATTGGAGATCCTAATGCTACTATACCTACTCCTCAACCGTTTATGTATCGTAAGATGTTTGGTTATTTTGAACAAAAATTGAGTAGTATTTTTATTTCTATACATGCAATAAATGATGGATTTATAGAAAAAAATGAAATAGAAAAGGAAATTAAGATAGTAAAAGGATGTCGTTCTTTATCCAAAGGAGATATGATATTAAATGAAGAAACTCCAAATATAAATATAGATCCAAAAACTTATGGAGTTTATATCAATGGAGAAAGAATACAATCAAAGCCATCGGATATTTTACCGCTTTCTCAAAGATATTTTTTATTCTAA
- a CDS encoding dCMP deaminase family protein, whose protein sequence is MNEIYKKNDMNYMNLAMEWSKFSYCKKKKVGAVIVKNNRIISDGYNGTPSGFDNICEDQNGYTKWYVLHAEANAILKLAYSSQSCKGATLYITHFPCKECSKLIHQSKIERVVYFYQCSIINDELNFLKKSKIIIDQLRTQMAE, encoded by the coding sequence ATGAATGAAATTTATAAAAAAAATGATATGAATTATATGAATTTGGCCATGGAATGGTCCAAATTCTCTTATTGTAAAAAGAAAAAAGTAGGAGCTGTTATAGTTAAAAATAATAGAATAATTTCTGATGGATATAATGGAACACCAAGTGGTTTTGATAATATATGTGAAGATCAAAATGGATATACTAAATGGTATGTTTTGCATGCAGAAGCAAATGCCATATTAAAATTGGCTTATTCTTCACAATCCTGTAAAGGAGCTACTTTATATATTACACATTTTCCTTGTAAAGAATGTAGTAAATTAATTCATCAATCTAAAATTGAAAGAGTTGTCTATTTCTATCAATGTTCCATCATAAATGATGAATTAAATTTTTTGAAAAAATCAAAAATTATAATCGATCAATTACGTACCCAGATGGCGGAATAG
- a CDS encoding RNA methyltransferase → MKIKKLIKINKKNNKKIFLVEGIKEFEMAIKGNFFPIEIFICKNIFHQYNMIKSFNDIVCFINIKAFQKFSCRKNSGGIIALFKKEVSNNLRNIKVPKNPFILVLDGIEKPGNLGSILRTADAAGVHFIILCNTKTYIFNPNVIRCSLGCVFTKKIFVEEIKSIIAWLQENKIEIAVTGFHKKKSIELYQTQFSSHLAIVLGSESKGVSKIWLKIAHKIITIPMFGNIDSMNVSNATSIIIYEVIRQRKLHNFS, encoded by the coding sequence ATGAAAATTAAAAAATTAATAAAAATTAATAAAAAAAATAATAAAAAAATATTTCTTGTTGAAGGAATTAAAGAATTTGAAATGGCTATAAAAGGGAATTTTTTCCCCATAGAGATATTCATATGTAAAAATATATTCCATCAATATAATATGATTAAATCATTTAATGATATTGTTTGTTTTATTAACATTAAAGCCTTTCAAAAATTTTCATGTAGGAAAAATTCGGGTGGAATTATTGCTTTATTTAAGAAAGAAGTTTCTAATAATTTGAGAAATATAAAAGTACCCAAAAACCCTTTTATTCTTGTATTGGATGGGATAGAAAAACCAGGAAATTTGGGATCTATATTAAGGACAGCTGATGCAGCAGGGGTACATTTTATTATATTATGCAATACAAAAACATATATTTTCAATCCAAATGTTATTAGATGTAGTTTAGGATGCGTTTTTACAAAGAAAATTTTTGTAGAAGAAATAAAATCCATTATTGCTTGGTTACAAGAAAATAAAATAGAAATTGCAGTAACAGGATTTCATAAAAAAAAATCTATAGAATTATATCAAACTCAATTTTCTTCCCATTTAGCCATTGTTTTAGGATCAGAAAGCAAAGGAGTATCCAAAATTTGGTTAAAGATAGCCCACAAAATAATAACTATCCCCATGTTCGGAAATATTGATTCTATGAATGTGAGCAATGCTACATCTATAATTATATATGAAGTAATCAGACAAAGGAAATTACATAATTTTTCCTAA
- a CDS encoding ribonuclease HI, protein MSSRKIHIYTDGSSKGNPGPGGYAIFIEIVGTSHREVISEGFRYTTNNRMELLAVIVGLEQIIKKKQNIIVFTDSKYIVNAIQKNWIYQWKKNNFRKKKNVDLWIRFLDIFNQHFIVFQWIKGHHFHCINNYCDQLSVAASKGKNLQIDYVYEKQNFKKIN, encoded by the coding sequence GTGAGTAGTAGAAAAATTCATATTTACACTGATGGTTCTTCTAAAGGAAATCCTGGACCGGGAGGATATGCTATTTTTATAGAAATAGTAGGAACTTCTCATAGAGAAGTTATTTCCGAAGGATTTCGTTATACGACCAATAATCGGATGGAGCTTTTAGCCGTAATAGTTGGTCTAGAACAAATAATAAAAAAAAAACAAAATATTATTGTTTTTACTGACTCTAAATATATAGTAAATGCTATTCAAAAAAATTGGATTTATCAATGGAAAAAAAACAATTTTAGAAAAAAAAAAAATGTGGATTTATGGATACGATTCTTAGATATATTTAACCAGCATTTTATTGTTTTTCAATGGATTAAAGGGCATCACTTTCATTGTATTAATAATTATTGTGATCAATTATCTGTAGCAGCTTCAAAAGGAAAAAATTTACAAATTGATTATGTATATGAAAAACAAAATTTCAAAAAAATTAATTAG
- a CDS encoding 1-acyl-sn-glycerol-3-phosphate acyltransferase has protein sequence MKIIQTSLIFLWRIWFFLINLFLIPLWAGASVPFLFKDKYYHIAYWFHQMWARSNLFLMGFWYVLEKEEILDKNKQYVIISNHSSIMDVMLIYSLMRKNPLVFVGKAELAKLPFFGFVYRKSNILIDRKNLSSCIQVFKQIQEKVDSGKSVCIFPEGGVPNPSIFLDHFKSGAFSIAIRKKISIVPFTIADIKTKFPSFTIIKGGPGRIRIKQHHSISTKNLSLKDKNYLKEKCFNLIKFQLKKFEREKINN, from the coding sequence ATGAAAATAATTCAAACATCCTTAATATTCTTATGGAGAATATGGTTTTTTCTAATAAACTTATTTCTCATTCCATTATGGGCAGGAGCTTCTGTTCCATTTCTTTTTAAGGATAAATATTATCACATTGCTTATTGGTTTCATCAAATGTGGGCTAGAAGTAATCTTTTTCTTATGGGATTCTGGTATGTATTAGAAAAAGAAGAAATACTAGATAAAAACAAACAATACGTGATTATCAGTAATCACAGTTCCATCATGGATGTTATGTTGATTTATTCTTTGATGAGAAAGAATCCTTTAGTTTTTGTAGGAAAGGCGGAACTAGCTAAACTTCCTTTTTTTGGTTTTGTTTATAGAAAAAGTAATATATTAATAGATAGAAAAAATTTATCCAGTTGTATACAAGTGTTTAAACAAATACAAGAAAAAGTAGATTCTGGAAAAAGTGTATGTATTTTTCCAGAAGGTGGAGTTCCTAATCCCTCTATTTTCTTAGATCATTTTAAAAGTGGAGCTTTTTCTATTGCAATAAGAAAAAAAATATCCATTGTTCCGTTTACTATAGCAGACATCAAAACAAAATTTCCTAGTTTTACTATAATCAAAGGGGGTCCTGGTAGAATACGTATCAAACAACATCATTCTATTTCCACCAAAAACTTGTCTTTAAAGGACAAAAATTATTTAAAAGAAAAATGTTTTAATCTAATAAAGTTTCAATTGAAAAAATTCGAACGTGAAAAAATAAACAATTAA